The following coding sequences lie in one Treponema sp. OMZ 790 genomic window:
- a CDS encoding response regulator transcription factor, translating to MKIIIVDDDYLVVTSLKTILKANGFDIIASGSSGTEAVTLFNEYKPDIILMDIRMENMNGIEASRQILSEHEDAKILLLTTFNDEEYITKAINFGCKGYILKQNIDSLIPALHAVAAGSIVFDSEIISKIPQTKPTRSQFSEDLNDRETDVLELVADGLNNKEISNRLSLSEGTVRNYVSSILEKLNLRDRTQLVVYYYTR from the coding sequence ATGAAAATAATAATAGTTGATGATGATTACCTTGTAGTTACTTCCCTCAAAACAATATTAAAAGCCAACGGATTCGATATAATTGCAAGCGGTTCAAGCGGAACTGAAGCCGTTACTCTTTTTAATGAATATAAGCCGGATATTATTTTGATGGATATTAGAATGGAAAATATGAACGGCATAGAAGCAAGCCGGCAAATTTTATCCGAACACGAAGATGCAAAAATATTGCTTTTGACAACATTTAATGATGAGGAATATATTACAAAAGCTATTAATTTCGGATGCAAAGGTTATATATTAAAACAGAATATTGATTCGCTTATACCGGCTTTACATGCAGTCGCTGCAGGAAGCATCGTTTTCGATTCGGAAATAATATCGAAAATTCCTCAAACAAAACCGACACGCTCTCAATTTTCTGAAGATTTAAATGATAGGGAAACGGATGTTTTGGAATTGGTTGCAGACGGCCTTAATAACAAGGAAATATCAAATCGGCTTAGTTTAAGTGAAGGGACAGTCCGCAACTATGTTTCTTCTATACTTGAAAAACTTAATTTGCGGGATCGAACGCAATTAGTAGTTTATTATTATACAAGATAG
- a CDS encoding YhjD/YihY/BrkB family envelope integrity protein: MKKRKTKSQKFLAWYTRVVQEQKKGLYDFNQKIYVTILSFANNDLLTTAAAGAYNFLMSALPIFILTLTVLLRVLKQSPQQVKEAIKALSIFQNTIDLDRFFSFLLSINSFSFFDFIVFIFVLWMARRFFATIQHSIRKVYRKKVKITPLKTSLIVILGEIIVVIFLVFLFIFLITGSAVFRSDFVQPVFSANLLSLLRNLFRFVPVIFMQLFVCLIYYFMPPIKPPFKTAFGSSAACTISYYLIKIFFTFFRSTAKFTFVYGLFTNVILVLMQVWFFFFFFVFFAQFMYVNQFFNSFIISQLYRLPKEDAPGFFNQFLRHLFIEPPKEYRKKAIFIKEGTFIFNYDDKSTEIYYIIEGSVRVITSNKILDLGKGDLFGEFACLLNGRRTGTAVAKTDCLLAVVPKKQFLETISIDGNVSRQALKILAESLIDTN, translated from the coding sequence TTGAAAAAACGAAAAACTAAAAGTCAAAAATTTTTAGCTTGGTACACGAGGGTCGTTCAAGAGCAAAAAAAAGGGCTCTATGATTTTAATCAAAAAATATATGTTACCATTTTATCTTTTGCAAATAATGATCTTTTAACTACAGCTGCAGCAGGAGCATATAATTTTTTGATGTCTGCTCTTCCTATCTTTATTTTAACTTTAACCGTTTTACTTCGAGTGCTAAAACAAAGCCCGCAGCAGGTAAAAGAAGCTATCAAGGCTCTTTCAATTTTTCAAAATACCATTGACCTTGACCGATTTTTTTCTTTTCTTTTAAGTATAAACAGTTTTTCTTTTTTTGATTTTATAGTATTTATCTTTGTTTTGTGGATGGCCAGACGGTTTTTTGCAACTATCCAACATTCCATCAGAAAAGTGTACCGCAAAAAAGTAAAAATAACACCTTTGAAAACTAGTTTAATTGTCATTTTGGGTGAAATCATTGTAGTAATCTTTCTTGTTTTTTTGTTTATATTTTTGATAACGGGTTCCGCCGTATTTAGAAGCGATTTTGTTCAGCCTGTCTTTTCTGCAAATCTCTTAAGCCTTTTAAGGAATTTGTTTAGATTTGTTCCAGTCATTTTTATGCAGCTATTTGTTTGTTTGATATATTATTTTATGCCGCCCATAAAACCGCCTTTTAAAACCGCTTTCGGTTCATCCGCAGCTTGTACCATATCTTATTATCTTATAAAAATATTTTTTACTTTTTTTAGGTCAACTGCTAAATTTACTTTTGTATACGGCCTTTTTACAAATGTAATATTGGTTTTGATGCAAGTATGGTTTTTCTTTTTCTTCTTTGTATTTTTTGCACAATTTATGTATGTAAATCAATTCTTTAACAGTTTCATAATTTCGCAGCTTTACAGGCTTCCAAAAGAAGATGCTCCGGGATTTTTTAATCAGTTTTTAAGACATCTTTTTATAGAACCGCCTAAAGAATACAGAAAAAAAGCTATTTTCATAAAAGAAGGCACCTTCATTTTTAACTATGATGATAAATCAACTGAAATTTACTACATAATCGAAGGCTCTGTAAGAGTCATAACGTCAAACAAAATTTTAGATTTGGGAAAGGGCGATTTATTCGGAGAATTTGCCTGTCTTCTAAACGGAAGAAGAACAGGCACTGCGGTTGCAAAAACCGATTGTCTTTTGGCTGTAGTTCCTAAAAAACAATTTTTGGAAACTATTTCTATTGACGGAAATGTTTCTCGGCAGGCGTTAAAAATTTTAGCTGAATCTTTGATAGATACCAATTAA
- a CDS encoding YeeE/YedE family protein, whose amino-acid sequence MKRIENIIGFAVLVLSIVLGSVLLKTDMLFFKWVMGMALGYVLTRSYFGFAGSINRAYRTGSTKLMRSLMFMFVISAILTSAFLMFGDVKTYNLWINPINLGLILGGILFGFGMSYSSCCATGTLTDLVTGLPRAFITLLFFGIGVFVGFPFQARQSWVKDSWFKSGTGRGVFLPDLFASEGKGGYLGAIILTALFAGIVVVISYMYESKRKKNNQYSGVGSEKDQEAVKELDTHNYKFFSEVTYTKVFVEPWSLTIGAVLLSVLFTLLMGVTKTGWGASAPFGFWFGRVLKFFGMSVDSIVAFTGGKPGPYTMPFFENPSYVQNIGIIIGTMICLLLAGSFTENFKSELKIKLKDVFIFAIGGFAMGFGTRLANGCNVGALYTPIANFSLSGWIFLICLVVGGFLGNYTLTMLNKKR is encoded by the coding sequence ATGAAAAGAATCGAAAACATTATCGGTTTTGCAGTGCTTGTTTTAAGCATTGTTTTGGGATCCGTTTTATTAAAGACGGATATGTTGTTTTTTAAGTGGGTAATGGGAATGGCTTTGGGCTATGTTTTGACCCGTTCATACTTCGGGTTCGCAGGAAGTATCAATAGAGCATATCGAACAGGCTCTACCAAACTTATGAGATCTTTGATGTTTATGTTTGTAATTTCTGCAATTCTCACTTCAGCCTTTCTTATGTTTGGAGATGTTAAGACTTATAACCTTTGGATTAACCCTATTAATTTAGGCTTAATCTTAGGCGGTATCCTCTTCGGCTTCGGTATGAGTTATTCATCTTGCTGTGCAACAGGAACTCTTACAGACTTGGTTACAGGTTTGCCAAGAGCCTTTATTACCCTTTTATTTTTCGGAATAGGTGTTTTTGTGGGCTTTCCTTTTCAAGCTAGACAGTCTTGGGTTAAAGATTCTTGGTTTAAAAGCGGAACAGGCCGAGGCGTTTTTCTGCCTGACTTGTTTGCTTCGGAAGGCAAGGGCGGTTATTTAGGTGCAATTATTTTAACAGCTTTGTTTGCAGGTATTGTTGTCGTAATTTCATATATGTATGAAAGCAAAAGAAAAAAGAATAATCAATATTCAGGAGTCGGATCCGAAAAAGATCAGGAGGCCGTAAAAGAACTTGATACTCATAATTATAAATTCTTTAGTGAAGTAACTTACACAAAAGTCTTTGTCGAACCTTGGTCTTTAACTATAGGCGCCGTTTTACTTTCTGTTTTGTTTACACTTTTAATGGGGGTTACAAAGACAGGCTGGGGTGCTTCAGCTCCTTTCGGGTTTTGGTTCGGAAGAGTGTTAAAATTTTTTGGAATGAGTGTTGATTCCATTGTTGCCTTTACCGGAGGTAAGCCCGGGCCTTACACAATGCCTTTCTTTGAGAATCCGTCTTATGTACAAAATATAGGAATTATTATAGGAACTATGATATGTCTTCTTCTTGCAGGAAGTTTTACAGAAAATTTTAAGTCTGAATTAAAAATCAAGTTAAAAGATGTGTTTATTTTTGCAATTGGAGGTTTTGCAATGGGTTTTGGAACAAGGTTAGCGAATGGATGTAATGTCGGTGCTTTGTATACGCCAATTGCGAACTTCTCACTTTCAGGATGGATATTCTTAATTTGTCTTGTCGTGGGCGGCTTTTTAGGAAACTATACTTTAACAATGCTTAATAAAAAGAGATAA
- a CDS encoding APC family permease has product MENKTIPAKVKGLSKFDVLNLVIGSIIGWGSFILPGTLFLPNSGVVNTVLGLMIGGLFIIVIQKAYQIMLHNHVGEGGEFSYTLANMGKVHGFVVGWSLSLCYLSMIPLNATAYVLILRKIFGELMLWGYIYDFGPTSVYLADILIASAPIIVFTIINLRGLSLSAKIQNIMSSALVLIVIVLFFIIMGKSDLKVFSDNYLGYDKISLAKTASVIAIIPFLFVGFDVVPQVSCDLDFAPSKTHLPTIISIIFGILLYSLLNMIGALSYGPEEAAKVEWAVASSVTGKTGSAGFLFLLIAIFAAVTGGINGFMISSSKLLGALSNEKLSPAFLGKKNDKNLYPNAILFVAGISLIGPWIGREVIILIVDMASVLAALAYTYVGIIGIRKGENLFEKMMSSFSSLIGLIFIGLLLIPGSPAQLTKGSMFFLIAWTLLGFLFYKFGTRRKYKE; this is encoded by the coding sequence TTGGAAAATAAAACAATACCGGCAAAGGTAAAGGGCTTATCGAAATTCGATGTTTTAAATCTTGTAATAGGTTCTATTATCGGGTGGGGTTCTTTTATTTTGCCGGGAACTCTTTTTTTACCTAATTCAGGGGTCGTAAATACCGTTCTCGGGCTAATGATAGGCGGGCTTTTTATCATTGTTATACAAAAAGCCTATCAGATTATGCTGCATAATCATGTGGGCGAAGGCGGCGAATTTTCTTATACCTTGGCAAATATGGGAAAGGTGCATGGGTTTGTTGTGGGGTGGTCATTGAGCCTTTGCTATTTGAGTATGATTCCTTTAAATGCAACAGCCTATGTGCTTATATTGCGTAAAATCTTCGGGGAATTGATGTTATGGGGCTATATTTATGATTTCGGGCCGACAAGTGTTTATCTTGCCGATATTCTTATAGCCTCGGCTCCGATTATTGTTTTTACTATAATCAATCTAAGAGGGCTTTCTTTAAGTGCAAAGATACAGAATATTATGAGCTCTGCTCTTGTGTTGATTGTTATAGTATTATTTTTTATAATTATGGGGAAAAGCGATTTAAAAGTTTTTTCCGATAATTACTTGGGCTATGATAAAATATCGTTGGCAAAGACCGCTTCGGTAATAGCTATAATTCCGTTTTTGTTTGTGGGTTTTGATGTAGTACCGCAAGTGTCGTGTGATTTGGACTTTGCCCCATCTAAGACACATTTGCCTACGATTATTTCCATAATTTTCGGAATTCTGTTATATAGCCTTTTAAATATGATAGGAGCTTTGAGTTATGGCCCTGAAGAAGCTGCAAAGGTTGAGTGGGCTGTTGCCTCATCCGTAACCGGTAAGACCGGCTCTGCGGGGTTTCTCTTTTTACTCATTGCAATATTTGCGGCTGTTACCGGAGGTATAAACGGCTTTATGATAAGCAGCAGTAAATTACTTGGCGCCTTATCCAATGAAAAACTTTCTCCGGCCTTTTTAGGCAAAAAAAACGATAAGAATTTATATCCGAATGCAATTTTGTTTGTCGCGGGTATAAGTTTAATAGGACCCTGGATAGGAAGAGAGGTAATTATTTTGATTGTGGATATGGCCTCTGTATTGGCAGCTCTGGCTTATACCTATGTGGGTATAATAGGAATTCGAAAAGGTGAAAACTTATTTGAAAAAATGATGAGTAGTTTTTCAAGCCTTATAGGTTTGATATTTATAGGCCTTCTTTTAATTCCGGGCTCTCCGGCGCAACTGACAAAAGGGTCGATGTTTTTTTTGATAGCTTGGACGCTATTAGGTTTTCTATTTTATAAATTCGGTACTCGCCGAAAATATAAAGAATAA